A single genomic interval of uncultured Sphaerochaeta sp. harbors:
- a CDS encoding PD-(D/E)XK nuclease family protein — MSLSQTKRSYVHEAFDQGLICVFPTEVAARSYLVDYALHGKHHAILAERAISYDTFRGYFLPHHETMAPANSLTRQLFIHQLLESGSLLRYFLNPTYPEMNNRVKGYLAKLLPSLVEACQGEVLSNLDSAMQTDLLVLYGQYQQFLDEHQLFEPRYEKPSIPDDWDTGKSYCILFADTNPEAESLYEQLGRPSFMELRKAPEEDPSVFLEVFPNHLVEIKQTLKRVRDLLDAGVDTHQILIGTTATDTLMDVLREEAMLYGIPLTVREGKSVLAYSSGRFLSLIQEVYDEQFSLESLKSLLLDPGIPWAEGEKHRIFIKRAVRQSVMHGSLYGEDQYSSLLGDRDLQRWYEGLKKSIIAIVQAEDIEDLRRKINHFQDTYFIPTQWVGTPGEDVYAFCLDAMAQVRDAMEKTGITSYPRIFSFLLAHLQNKRYVFQQKSEGIAVYGWPQVSVLNADYLFILALDQEGSRCVERPLNFLPQQIEKALRREVDTTEAHFRCATLADGQRFLSCHMRRYEGEMMVPSYFLQHGRLTQYEADQQAITDPLAAELFLYKHAALPDVKATASQRDWFLAAKKTVLAERADDYARHPIKPDLIARLKDDKGRFQFSPTGIDQFDHCPYAWLARYLYGLKTEEYEVQPVDHQRIGMLLHTVYQRFFSEISDYDPQKREMYQERLYALFDECLVSYYGQRGPSPSMRSWIIASYREKVASILDAESALFAHGRSIAFEASYEVEQFPLLINGRIDRVISLNPPEDTKLAVIDYKKGVPEVKRVSGHLESFQLPVYRFLLTHDRDVSVSNASYYSVKDEKYYTLWSQEDDPSALLCEEQLQQRLESLLDAVQGGHLMATPSKKHCGPCPYRSLCRRRYATL; from the coding sequence ATGAGTCTATCACAAACGAAACGTTCCTATGTGCACGAGGCTTTTGACCAGGGATTGATTTGTGTATTCCCCACCGAGGTTGCAGCTCGATCATACCTGGTAGACTATGCGCTCCATGGGAAACATCATGCAATCCTGGCGGAGAGAGCCATCTCCTATGATACCTTTCGAGGCTATTTTCTGCCTCATCATGAAACCATGGCCCCGGCAAACAGTCTTACCCGTCAGCTCTTTATCCATCAGCTACTCGAGTCGGGGAGTTTGCTTCGCTATTTTCTCAATCCAACGTATCCGGAGATGAACAACCGGGTGAAAGGATATCTTGCCAAGTTATTGCCATCCCTCGTGGAAGCATGCCAGGGGGAGGTGCTCAGTAACCTCGACTCTGCCATGCAGACGGACCTATTGGTGCTCTATGGGCAGTACCAGCAGTTCCTGGATGAGCATCAACTGTTCGAACCCAGGTACGAGAAGCCAAGCATACCAGATGACTGGGACACTGGAAAGTCATATTGCATTCTTTTCGCAGATACCAACCCGGAGGCGGAGAGCTTGTACGAACAGCTGGGAAGGCCATCCTTCATGGAACTAAGGAAAGCTCCTGAAGAGGATCCTTCAGTGTTCTTGGAAGTGTTTCCCAACCACCTCGTAGAGATCAAGCAAACGCTCAAAAGGGTGAGGGATCTCTTGGATGCAGGAGTGGATACACACCAGATTTTAATCGGCACTACTGCAACCGACACCCTCATGGATGTACTCCGCGAGGAAGCAATGCTTTATGGTATCCCCTTGACGGTAAGGGAAGGGAAATCGGTACTTGCCTACAGCAGTGGGCGGTTTCTCAGCCTGATTCAAGAGGTATATGACGAACAATTCAGTCTGGAAAGCTTGAAATCACTCTTACTCGATCCTGGTATTCCCTGGGCTGAGGGAGAAAAACATCGTATTTTCATCAAGCGTGCAGTCAGGCAGTCAGTCATGCATGGTTCCCTGTATGGAGAGGATCAGTACAGTTCCTTGCTGGGAGACAGGGATTTGCAGAGGTGGTATGAGGGTTTGAAGAAGAGCATCATAGCAATTGTCCAGGCTGAGGATATTGAGGACTTACGACGGAAAATCAATCACTTCCAGGATACCTACTTCATTCCAACCCAGTGGGTCGGCACTCCGGGGGAAGATGTCTATGCGTTCTGTCTTGATGCCATGGCTCAGGTAAGGGATGCGATGGAGAAGACCGGAATCACCTCGTACCCCAGGATCTTTTCCTTTTTACTTGCTCACCTACAGAACAAGCGATATGTATTTCAGCAGAAGAGTGAGGGCATCGCCGTCTACGGGTGGCCTCAGGTATCTGTTCTGAATGCTGACTATCTTTTCATCCTTGCCCTTGACCAAGAAGGTTCGCGGTGCGTTGAACGCCCCTTGAATTTTCTGCCTCAACAGATTGAGAAGGCGCTACGCAGGGAGGTCGATACCACCGAAGCCCATTTCCGCTGTGCAACCCTCGCTGATGGACAGCGTTTCCTCTCCTGCCATATGCGTCGCTATGAAGGGGAGATGATGGTTCCTTCCTATTTCCTGCAGCATGGGCGCCTTACACAGTATGAAGCTGATCAGCAGGCCATTACCGATCCATTGGCTGCAGAACTGTTTCTCTACAAGCATGCAGCTCTTCCTGATGTGAAGGCAACAGCAAGCCAGAGGGATTGGTTTCTGGCAGCCAAGAAGACCGTACTTGCTGAACGTGCTGACGACTATGCACGCCATCCCATCAAGCCAGACCTTATTGCAAGGCTCAAGGATGATAAGGGAAGATTCCAGTTCTCCCCAACCGGCATAGACCAGTTTGACCACTGTCCGTATGCATGGCTTGCAAGGTATCTCTATGGACTTAAAACAGAGGAGTATGAAGTGCAGCCGGTAGACCACCAGAGAATTGGAATGCTCCTTCACACAGTCTACCAGCGGTTTTTCTCTGAGATTTCTGATTATGATCCCCAGAAAAGGGAGATGTATCAGGAGCGCCTGTATGCACTGTTTGACGAGTGTCTGGTCTCCTACTATGGGCAGCGTGGGCCTTCCCCATCGATGAGGAGCTGGATCATTGCCAGCTATAGGGAGAAGGTGGCATCAATTCTTGATGCGGAATCGGCACTGTTCGCCCATGGAAGATCCATTGCATTCGAGGCATCCTACGAGGTAGAGCAATTTCCTCTTCTCATAAACGGCCGAATCGACCGTGTAATCAGCCTTAATCCTCCAGAGGATACCAAGCTTGCTGTCATCGACTATAAAAAAGGGGTACCGGAGGTAAAACGTGTTTCGGGGCATCTTGAGTCATTTCAGCTACCCGTCTACCGATTCTTGTTGACCCATGACCGTGATGTCTCCGTATCCAACGCTTCCTACTACAGCGTCAAGGACGAAAAGTACTACACGCTCTGGTCCCAGGAGGATGATCCATCTGCACTGCTTTGTGAAGAGCAACTGCAGCAGCGCCTGGAGAGTCTGCTTGATGCCGTGCAGGGTGGGCATCTGATGGCAACGCCATCAAAGAAACATTGTGGACCTTGTCCCTACCGATCCTTGTGCCGGAGGAGGTACGCAACGCTATGA
- a CDS encoding glucosamine-6-phosphate deaminase, producing MRVTICEDKHDMGYQAAKLGITIIQDAIEKKGHAVISVATGLSQFSLYEHLAKADIDWSKVEAFGLAEYVDLPDTHSSSFRYYLNNRFVEKVTHLGAFHQINGDAENLEEEVKRLNALIKKKKVDVSFLGIGENGHIGFNDPPANFETDDPYIVVELEDRCRRQQVSEGWFPKIDEVPSKAITMSVRQILKAKHLICSVPDQRKARAVAMCLYDQIGVYSPCAALRTKKECTLFLDRTASMLVMGDRR from the coding sequence ATGCGTGTAACCATTTGCGAAGACAAACATGACATGGGCTACCAGGCAGCAAAGCTAGGCATTACCATTATTCAGGATGCAATCGAGAAGAAAGGCCATGCTGTCATATCCGTCGCAACCGGTTTAAGTCAATTCTCCCTCTACGAACATCTTGCAAAAGCAGACATTGACTGGAGCAAGGTAGAGGCATTCGGCTTGGCTGAATATGTAGATCTTCCCGACACCCACTCTTCCAGTTTCCGTTATTACTTGAACAATCGCTTTGTCGAGAAGGTAACTCACCTTGGTGCATTTCACCAGATCAACGGCGATGCAGAGAATTTGGAAGAAGAGGTCAAGAGATTGAACGCTCTCATCAAAAAGAAAAAAGTGGATGTCTCCTTCCTTGGCATTGGGGAAAACGGACATATCGGGTTCAACGACCCCCCTGCCAATTTTGAAACCGACGACCCCTACATTGTGGTGGAGCTTGAGGACCGATGCAGAAGACAACAGGTAAGCGAAGGTTGGTTCCCAAAGATTGATGAGGTTCCCTCAAAAGCAATCACCATGTCTGTAAGGCAGATCCTGAAAGCCAAACATCTTATCTGCTCCGTACCCGACCAAAGAAAAGCACGTGCGGTTGCCATGTGTCTCTATGACCAGATAGGGGTCTACTCCCCTTGTGCTGCGCTCAGGACAAAGAAAGAGTGCACCTTGTTCCTGGACCGCACCGCTTCCATGTTGGTGATGGGCGACCGAAGATAG
- a CDS encoding type II CAAX endopeptidase family protein, with product MEKPRRNLMQKDTKIESSPFSLALAMVLSLLFWLILGPYFVTMLGHFNIPYLRANAPFLAMALGIVVSWKLLLTTSPRSLITDHSTFRLILFFKSMGAYLLVAMLFLLLGLMVEPEAYSTSDASILEHLMLLPLVLVLTPIQTSSEEVVFRVFPIRVVQGEKLRRGAMRNVLACVLSAILFTAPHLSNRELGSAENPTLVLVFYALFGGLVTALSIATGGFEPALAIHAANNLFVALICNYQGSSLPSLPLLTTTKAIGTPLDLLQLIIGLLMVFLMVRKDIMAQLHMQK from the coding sequence ATGGAAAAACCAAGAAGAAACTTGATGCAGAAGGATACAAAAATAGAAAGTTCGCCCTTCAGCTTGGCACTGGCCATGGTTCTCAGCCTGCTTTTTTGGCTGATACTGGGCCCTTACTTTGTAACTATGCTTGGGCATTTCAACATCCCCTACCTAAGGGCAAATGCACCCTTCCTTGCCATGGCTTTGGGTATCGTAGTCTCATGGAAGCTGTTGCTTACCACAAGTCCACGATCACTTATCACCGACCACAGTACATTTCGTCTCATCCTCTTTTTCAAGAGTATGGGGGCATATCTTCTGGTGGCAATGCTTTTTCTACTTCTTGGACTCATGGTTGAACCAGAGGCATACAGTACCAGTGACGCTTCCATTCTGGAACATCTGATGTTGCTTCCCTTGGTCCTGGTCCTTACCCCCATCCAGACCAGCAGTGAGGAAGTGGTATTCAGGGTATTCCCCATTCGGGTTGTGCAAGGGGAAAAACTGAGAAGAGGGGCAATGAGAAATGTCCTTGCCTGTGTACTTTCTGCAATCCTGTTCACGGCCCCCCATCTCTCAAACAGGGAACTAGGCAGTGCAGAGAACCCAACGCTCGTCTTGGTATTCTACGCACTCTTCGGTGGTCTGGTTACTGCGCTGAGCATTGCCACTGGAGGATTTGAACCAGCTCTGGCAATCCACGCAGCCAATAACCTCTTTGTTGCCCTTATCTGCAACTACCAGGGGTCCTCCCTTCCCAGCCTTCCACTCCTGACCACCACCAAAGCAATCGGTACTCCCTTGGATCTCCTGCAACTCATCATTGGGTTGTTAATGGTATTCCTCATGGTCAGAAAGGATATCATGGCTCAACTCCACATGCAAAAATGA
- a CDS encoding UPF0158 family protein encodes MDNEHVAYRLPVLSRDLLDSIIFAMEDQANYYFLDLKDEFLVREDEIQYLDDIDEEERENRFIPIPDWEPSDGFHLMEMFANRVRNPLYRSRLLAALQSGRGVFRKFKDTLSETPILERKWFSFRDEQLKRVVVSWYREQESLNQLLELSDGETELTEDILLEDFTFETLEGPVTEEIMNMVQSLVTELEAGSEEDRIASVVLMRHLELDELDHFYLAKAQDGSLAAFLSYTMLADYLVEVPLFGVKAEYRGLGLFRLLFDSFSRQMARFHYQKVVITLASGFLGMEKLFAPYGAKEVTKQLIIDTKSWNTTHPSSEEAFL; translated from the coding sequence ATGGATAATGAACATGTAGCATATCGTTTGCCTGTTTTAAGTAGGGATCTCCTCGATTCCATCATCTTTGCGATGGAAGATCAAGCGAACTATTACTTCCTTGATCTCAAGGATGAGTTTCTCGTGAGAGAGGATGAGATACAATATCTCGATGATATTGATGAAGAAGAGCGAGAGAACCGGTTCATTCCCATACCTGACTGGGAACCATCTGATGGTTTTCATCTCATGGAAATGTTTGCAAACAGGGTAAGGAATCCCCTCTATCGGTCCCGCCTTCTTGCCGCCCTACAGAGCGGGAGGGGGGTCTTCAGAAAGTTCAAGGACACGCTCAGCGAGACACCAATACTGGAGCGAAAATGGTTCAGTTTCCGTGATGAACAACTTAAGCGTGTGGTTGTCTCCTGGTACCGGGAACAGGAGAGCCTTAATCAACTGCTGGAGTTGAGCGATGGAGAGACAGAACTCACCGAAGACATCCTGTTGGAAGACTTCACCTTTGAAACCCTTGAAGGACCGGTAACCGAAGAGATCATGAACATGGTCCAATCATTGGTAACTGAACTTGAGGCAGGCAGTGAAGAAGACCGCATTGCAAGCGTGGTTTTGATGCGTCACCTGGAACTCGACGAACTCGATCATTTCTACTTGGCCAAAGCACAGGATGGGAGTTTGGCAGCATTCCTCTCCTACACCATGCTTGCCGACTATCTCGTGGAAGTACCACTGTTTGGAGTCAAGGCAGAGTACCGTGGACTTGGCCTTTTCCGTCTCCTTTTCGACTCATTCAGCCGTCAGATGGCTCGCTTCCACTACCAGAAGGTTGTAATCACCTTGGCATCTGGGTTCCTGGGAATGGAAAAACTCTTTGCCCCCTATGGTGCTAAGGAAGTTACCAAACAGCTCATTATTGATACAAAGAGTTGGAATACAACCCATCCAAGCTCAGAAGAAGCCTTTCTCTAA
- the uxuA gene encoding mannonate dehydratase: MHMSLRWFGSKHDTVTLQQIRQIPGVEGVITTLYDIPAGEVWPIERIQELKKEVEAADLKVLGIESVNIHDAIKIGGEDRDKYIANYIQTLENLGKEGITTVCYNFMPVFDWTRTELAKMRSDGSTVLAYDQKVVDGIDPQSFLDQTNNSSQGFEMPGWEPERLAKIKELMEAYRDVSDDKLFENLVYFLKAIQPTCETYGIKMAIHPDDPAWPVFGLPRIITSKEKILKVMKAVDAPFNGLTFCAGSFGTNPKNDLPGIIRSLPGRIHFAHIRNLHHFGEGVFEEAAHLSSDGSFDLYEIVKALYDIGFEGPARPDHGRMIWGEVAMPGYGLYDRALGASYILGLYEAIQKSDQRK, from the coding sequence ATGCATATGTCACTTCGCTGGTTCGGCTCAAAGCACGATACCGTTACCCTACAACAGATCCGCCAGATTCCAGGCGTTGAAGGGGTTATCACCACCCTCTACGATATTCCCGCTGGGGAAGTTTGGCCGATCGAAAGAATCCAGGAGCTCAAGAAAGAGGTAGAAGCCGCTGATTTGAAAGTACTCGGCATTGAGAGCGTCAATATTCATGACGCCATCAAGATTGGTGGAGAGGACCGCGACAAGTACATCGCAAACTACATCCAGACCCTTGAGAACCTCGGCAAGGAAGGAATTACCACTGTCTGTTACAACTTCATGCCGGTCTTCGACTGGACCAGGACTGAACTTGCCAAGATGAGAAGTGACGGAAGCACCGTATTGGCATATGACCAGAAAGTGGTTGATGGGATCGACCCACAGTCTTTCCTCGACCAGACGAACAATAGCTCCCAGGGCTTCGAGATGCCGGGCTGGGAACCAGAACGCCTTGCCAAGATCAAGGAACTGATGGAAGCGTACAGGGATGTCTCTGATGACAAACTCTTCGAGAACCTTGTCTACTTCCTTAAAGCAATCCAGCCAACCTGTGAAACGTACGGCATCAAGATGGCTATCCATCCGGATGATCCAGCCTGGCCTGTGTTTGGGCTGCCAAGGATCATTACCAGCAAGGAGAAAATCCTGAAAGTCATGAAGGCTGTTGATGCACCATTCAATGGACTCACCTTCTGTGCAGGATCTTTTGGAACCAATCCAAAGAACGACCTTCCCGGTATTATCCGCTCACTGCCCGGAAGAATCCATTTTGCCCATATCAGGAACCTGCATCATTTTGGAGAGGGAGTGTTTGAGGAAGCTGCCCACCTCTCAAGCGATGGTTCCTTTGATCTCTATGAGATTGTAAAGGCACTTTATGACATCGGCTTCGAAGGGCCAGCTCGACCAGACCATGGAAGAATGATCTGGGGAGAAGTGGCAATGCCCGGCTATGGATTGTATGACCGTGCACTCGGTGCATCCTACATTCTCGGGCTTTACGAGGCTATTCAGAAAAGTGACCAGAGGAAATAG
- the eno gene encoding phosphopyruvate hydratase, translated as MSIIEFIEAREILDSRGNPTVEVDVILEDGSMGRAAVPSGASTGVHEAVELRDGDKSRYLGKGVLKAVDNVNNIIAPELEGMDSLDQVAIDRAMIALDGTPNKAKLGANAILGVSMAVARAAADYLGLPLYKYLGAYHACTLPVPMANILNGGAHSDNKVDFQEFMVMPIGAASLREGLRMTAEVFHNLKSVLKGRKYNTSVGDEGGFAPDLQSNEEALEVIMEAIKAAGYTTGRDGDFMIALDPASSELYDEKTKTYTLRWSTGDKLTSAQMVDLWEDWANRYPIISIEDGMAEDDWEGWKLLTDRIGDRVQLVGDDLFVTNVERLKMGLEKGVGNSILIKVNQIGTLTETFEAIDLAKRNGYTSIVSHRSGETEDNFIADLVVALETGQIKTGSMSRSDRLAKYNQLLRIEDYLGDTAKYAGRDAFRVL; from the coding sequence ATGAGCATTATTGAATTTATCGAAGCCAGGGAAATCCTTGACTCACGTGGTAACCCCACCGTTGAAGTAGATGTCATTCTTGAGGATGGTTCCATGGGCCGTGCAGCAGTTCCTTCTGGTGCTTCCACCGGAGTCCACGAAGCTGTAGAGCTGCGTGATGGGGACAAGAGCCGCTATCTTGGTAAGGGCGTTTTGAAGGCTGTAGACAATGTCAACAACATCATCGCACCTGAACTTGAAGGTATGGATTCTCTTGACCAGGTTGCTATCGACCGCGCTATGATTGCTCTTGACGGTACTCCAAATAAGGCAAAGCTTGGTGCAAACGCAATCCTTGGTGTTTCCATGGCTGTTGCCCGTGCTGCTGCTGACTACCTTGGTCTGCCGCTGTACAAGTATCTTGGTGCTTACCACGCATGCACACTTCCCGTTCCGATGGCAAACATCCTCAACGGTGGTGCACACAGCGATAACAAGGTTGACTTCCAGGAGTTCATGGTAATGCCGATCGGTGCTGCTTCCCTCCGCGAGGGACTTCGCATGACCGCAGAGGTTTTCCACAACCTGAAATCAGTCCTGAAGGGACGCAAGTACAACACCTCTGTTGGTGATGAGGGCGGTTTCGCTCCCGACTTGCAGTCCAATGAAGAGGCTCTTGAGGTTATCATGGAAGCTATCAAGGCTGCTGGTTACACCACCGGTCGTGATGGGGACTTCATGATTGCTCTTGACCCGGCCAGCAGTGAGCTGTACGACGAGAAGACCAAGACCTATACCCTCAGATGGTCCACCGGTGACAAGCTCACCAGTGCACAGATGGTTGACCTCTGGGAAGACTGGGCAAACCGCTACCCGATCATCTCAATCGAAGACGGCATGGCCGAGGACGACTGGGAAGGTTGGAAGTTGCTCACCGATCGTATCGGCGACCGTGTCCAGCTTGTTGGTGATGACTTGTTTGTAACCAATGTTGAGAGACTGAAGATGGGTCTTGAGAAGGGTGTTGGTAACTCCATCCTGATCAAGGTGAACCAGATCGGTACCCTCACTGAGACCTTCGAGGCTATTGACCTTGCAAAGCGCAACGGCTACACCTCAATCGTTTCCCATCGCTCCGGAGAGACCGAGGACAACTTCATTGCTGACCTCGTAGTTGCTCTTGAGACTGGACAGATCAAGACCGGTAGCATGAGCCGCTCTGACCGTCTTGCCAAGTACAACCAGCTTCTGCGCATCGAGGATTACCTTGGTGATACCGCTAAGTATGCTGGACGGGATGCTTTCCGCGTACTGTAA